The window cATATACCCGCATACATATATGTAcatgtacacatatatatatatgcatacctACACACATAAATACAGACATAAATACATACACACGTATACACTCAAAGCAAATACAAAATCTTATTCCTACAAGATACAATTTGACGGCATGTTGAGTAGACTTAGATTCCATTTTGTGTCCTCTTTTTGGAAAGTATAACAAGAAGGTGCCTCATGTGTTTTTATCGTGTGGAATGGTGGAGCTTATATTGGTCGTTGGTTCGACTTGATTTTCTGGACTTTTGTTTCTTTGTTGGAGGTTTTTTACATGGTTTGATAAAAGAAAATTGTCCAACATGAAGAAAGTTGAAACCATGAACATCATATGGGTGATTTGGACCTCCGAACACTTGCGTTTATGATGCAACCAAATTTTGTAAATATAGTATATTTGAAATTATTGTTGTTTATTCTTTTCAATGGTTTGGTCATAGGAACAAAAAACTTAAATTAATTGAGCAGCTTGGTTACAAAATTTCATTTTAGCTATTTAATTCATTGTAATTGTTTTTCTGTGTTTTCAGTAGCCCATTACTAGTTGGTTCAATAAAATTCGATTGCTCAAAAAAAGAAGTTAATGATTTCCAATGgaataaagtttaaaaaaaagcTTTCCATGGGTGTTCGGCCGACTATTTTCTGATAGATTTTCGAGCGATATTAATCTTTTTAGAAATCATTTTCTATGATTTTCCTGGGTAATCATCGACGAATTCTTTTCTGTGGCTAATCTGCCATATTTGTTGCTAATTAGAGGTTTTATTCTTTGTGGATATGTTGTCACTATTTCCAACGGATTTCATTCAATCATTCTGCTTTTCTAGTAGTGTCGAATTACTAGTTGTGTATAGAAATTCGTTTGAACAAATGTCAACAAAGGCAAATTTGGTGCCCCACTTCCCCTCCGCGACTTTGTTGGAAAAGACATGGATTTGTTTGTTCATGTATAATCGTTATCTCCACATATAAACAGATGTTAAGTATGTTCATATATTTGAATCCATATCTGATTAAATTACTTGAATTCCGATTTTGAATACCCAATTATGATAACATATGCAATCAAAGATACTTCTTGTTTATTCATTACTTCTTTTAAGTCATCAAAGACGAGGATCGAATGCAACAACAATAAAGAAAACGATAGCATTTCGTGATCAGAATAAACAGTTGTTATCCCAAGACACCATAAAATAAATAAGCAAAAGCATCTTCAATTTTACATATGCTCGATACACAAATATAACTTGCTAAAGATATAAAACATACATAGACCCGATGTGACTAGTTACGACAAATGCGTGCAGTGGGCATCGTCACACAGACCTGTGCATATTTCTTCTTAGCAGCTGCAGTTCCACGCTTCGGCTCTTCATCATCGGCCAATGCAACTTTAGCCATGGAGAATGCAGCTGCTGCTGCAACTGCAAACATCATGTCCCTCCTTCCATTGATGCTGCTCCCTTCTTTCTTCTCATCCACCACAGTGTTCTCAACTCCGGCTACCTTTGAGGCCTTGGCCATCACCACCAATCCCCGGCGACCGGTGGTAGAGGGTTGCTTGGTGACTGCGATAGCGGCGGAGCCACCAAGGAACGAGGAAGCCATTGTCATGGATGCCATTTGTTGAGTTGGAGGATTAGGAATTTGTGTTTTGGTTCGCACAAGTGTAGGTGCTATTAGTTTTTTAGTCGAAAGTGCTTTTCTTGAAGGGTATCCATATTCTTATCCAAACCCTTAGGACGTCTCAAATCGGTTGCCGCCACGTGTAATGTTCTATCTAGGCCACCGGCCTTACCTTAATTATGTGGTCTTGGAACCTCTCGAGCATTATGTTTTTATCTAATCAATTGTATTTTAAtaatttttgagtaaattacaataTGGTCCTTATAGTTTGGATAGTTTACATGTTTGATCACTAATATTTTTTGTAATACTTTTCTTcttatattttgagttttgtattGTTTCGTGTTTAGTCCATCACATCTAATTACataatttttattgttatttttaataatttttattgttatttttaatattttggttattgatTTAAATATTTTAACAATATTAATTTAAATGGGTTCACTCAACACTACAATTCTTCCTCtcaatattaataatcataaagggaaaatgacttaaaaaggtaatgaagtttaaaaaatgtacaaaaaatatcattgtttTATTTTTAGTACTTAAAATACCATTAAAGTATATTTTTTATACACAAAATACCAATGAAATATACATGTGTTCAAATAAAACCTTGTGGGTAACCTACAATAGCCAGTAAAATGGTAttttgtgtacaaaaaaaaaacaatggtcttttttgtacatttttgaaacttcgttacctttttaagtcattttcctttCTTTGAATGTAATGGAAATTTAGCTACTTTTTATAAAGAACCCTCCACTTCACTTCGGCCCCTACTGTTCTTCATCGCCACCCTCCACCACCATGGCAAAACCCTTTTTCTTATTCTTCCTCCTAATCATCTGCCTACTTTCATCAACACCGGAATCTCGCCGGCCACCTCCGTTTCTCGGCAAATCCCCACGGCTTCTTAAAACCCAAAACATTCTTGTTCAGCCGAAGTACACTTACGAGACACAATACTTTGATCAGACTCTTGATCATTTCAGCTTCAATGATCTTCCCAAGTTCCAACAACATTATCTCATCAACTCCGATCACTAGGTGGGCGCAGGCCCTAATCGTTTGGGCCCAATCTTCCTTTATTGCGGCAACGAAGGCGACATCGAGTGGTTCGCTACCAACACCGACTTCGTTTGGGAACTCGCCCCTCGTTTTGGTGCCATGGTCATCTTCCCCGAAGTAAAAGCCCTAATCACTCTACTCTACATTAATTTCTTCACTTGCAGACCTTTAATAATACAATTTTATCAAAAGCTGCGTGATTTGATCTAGCATCGATATTATGGTGAATCGATGCCATATGGAAACCAGAAAGAGGCATACAAGAACGCTTCTGCTTTAGCCTATCTAACAGCCGAACAGGCACTTGCTAATTACGATCTTCTCATCACCGATTTGAAGAGAAATTTGTCAGCCGAAGCGTCACCTGTAATCTTGTTCGGCGGATCATATGGTGGAAGTAAGATCTTTtccaacaatttcaacaaaagTTAAACAATCCCATCAAACAAGCACTTGCTGATTACGCTCTTCTCATCCCATTTACCTGAAGTACCTGGTTACCACAATGTTTTAGTTGAACACATGTGTATTTTGTTGGTATTTTGTGTACAAATAGTAACAttaatggtattttttgtactaaaaaaacaacaatggtattttttgaacatTTGGAAACCGGATAACCTACAATAGCCGGTAAAATGGTATCTTGTGTACAAAAAAAACAACAATGGTGTTTTTTGTACACTTTTGAAACTTCGTTACCTTTTAAAGCCATTTTCCCTAATCATAGACAACACTACCCTATTCACCTTTGGTACCAACATCTGTCATCTTCGGTAAATCCATTTTTGCTTGTTTTTTTTAATGACAAATACAATTTATTCTTAAACTACTCTTAAATTCACATATATTTTAGatgagacttgaaccctcaacttcAAGAAAATAGAGAAACATCCGATACCTCTGGGTTAGAGGCTCTTTAGTCGGTAAACTCATCCACGTCCAACATCACGATTTTACCAATAtcaaaatcaaaaccaaaaaaaaaaatcaaatactaAAATTAAACCCTAACCATAAATTGAAATCTAATATAAATTTTGCATCATAAAACAGTATGTGATTTGCATAAAAATATGATAGAAATCAAACTTGATGAAATCTACGACGTAAATTATTTATATATCCATAAGAATCAAATCTGGTGAAACTAAATCcagaaaaattctcaaaaaaacatgaaaaaaataaCAAATCTAATGAAATATATTGCCTTTTATAGCATTTCTAA of the Lactuca sativa cultivar Salinas chromosome 6, Lsat_Salinas_v11, whole genome shotgun sequence genome contains:
- the LOC111894101 gene encoding photosystem II 5 kDa protein, chloroplastic; its protein translation is MASMTMASSFLGGSAAIAVTKQPSTTGRRGLVVMAKASKVAGVENTVVDEKKEGSSINGRRDMMFAVAAAAAFSMAKVALADDEEPKRGTAAAKKKYAQVCVTMPTARICRN